In one window of Tellurirhabdus rosea DNA:
- a CDS encoding DNA adenine methylase: MLNGKVKPLLKTPITYYGGKQMMLRHILPLIPEHHTYVEPFFGGGAVFWGKAPSAAEVVNDINNRLITFYKVLKYDIDELQRLIDDTFHSRAQHRETDAEYESGEEEISDVLRMAWAVWVQTNMSFSSVIGGGFGFDRYGKCALKIYNKKKLLTEAYQERMKKVTIESYDVLKVMKAYDAPDAFFYLDPPYVSSEQGHYDGYTEADFRRLLEFCATMKGKFLLSSYPEPALLEYRERLGWKSSDQTRKVAVDGKRQGSKEKVECLTWNY, from the coding sequence TCCGATTACCTATTACGGCGGCAAGCAGATGATGCTGCGCCACATCTTACCACTCATTCCCGAGCACCATACCTACGTGGAGCCTTTCTTCGGCGGTGGCGCGGTGTTCTGGGGTAAAGCGCCCAGCGCGGCCGAAGTCGTCAACGACATCAACAACCGGCTGATCACGTTTTACAAGGTGCTCAAGTACGACATCGACGAGCTGCAGCGGCTCATCGACGACACGTTTCACAGCCGGGCCCAGCACCGGGAAACCGATGCCGAGTACGAGTCCGGCGAGGAAGAGATCAGCGACGTGCTGCGCATGGCCTGGGCCGTGTGGGTGCAGACCAACATGAGCTTCAGCTCGGTCATCGGCGGGGGCTTCGGCTTCGACCGATACGGCAAATGCGCCCTGAAGATTTACAATAAAAAGAAGCTGCTCACCGAGGCCTACCAGGAGCGGATGAAAAAGGTCACCATCGAAAGCTACGACGTGCTGAAGGTGATGAAGGCCTACGACGCGCCGGATGCGTTTTTCTATCTGGATCCACCGTACGTCAGTTCCGAGCAGGGGCATTACGACGGTTATACCGAAGCCGACTTTCGCCGGCTCCTGGAGTTCTGCGCCACCATGAAGGGCAAGTTTCTGCTGAGCTCCTACCCGGAGCCGGCGCTGCTGGAGTACCGGGAGCGGCTGGGCTGGAAGAGTTCGGACCAGACTCGCAAAGTGGCCGTCGACGGAAAGCGGCAGGGCTCCAAGGAAAAGGTTGAATGCCTGACGTGGAATTACTAA